Below is a window of Methanobacteriaceae archaeon DNA.
GGGAGTTGAATTAGATACAACAATCATGGTCCTAACACTTTTTTAAGATTTTCCAGATCCTCTATTGCATCATCTGCAGTATAATCAATGGGAACATGCTTTTCATTAAGGAGTAAAATCATTTCCCAACGATTCAAACCCGCTAACTCTGCAGATTTTCCCAGTGATAATTCACCCTCACGATATAACTCAACAGCGAGTGAACGTTTTATCAGACCTTCTGACTGGTCTTTTTTTATCTTCAAGTTAGCTAAAAATGAACTTGGTAAGTTTACTTCAGCCTTTACTGGTCCCATATAAATCCATCACTAGTAAATTATTTATAGTACACTTAATTATTTAATTTTTATTACCAATGCATCCTTTAACCTTTAAATCTGCCTGATCTTACCCTCAACAGCAGCCTTCAATATCAGCCCGGTAAATGGGACTGTATGGGAACGTCCGTTTATGTTAAAGGTTAGTGCATGCCTGTCCGTACCAGTGAAGTACTCAGTTTTTTGTTTATTCTCCCGTTGAGATGCAATACCATCCTTGTAGGCTTCTATGGCTATGATCTTCCTGAGGTCTATGTTTAT
It encodes the following:
- a CDS encoding UPF0175 family protein, with the translated sequence MGPVKAEVNLPSSFLANLKIKKDQSEGLIKRSLAVELYREGELSLGKSAELAGLNRWEMILLLNEKHVPIDYTADDAIEDLENLKKVLGP